Proteins encoded within one genomic window of Lysinibacillus louembei:
- the cas3 gene encoding CRISPR-associated helicase Cas3', with the protein MTPYIAHIRQKDGKIQPLPVHLNESREIAESIGRKIGIPHITGLAAWLHDMGKYNDDFQVYIQEAFNNPSQRPKRGSVNHSTAGARFLMQHYHATAKPMIECVANAIYSHHGQLVDMLNPEGESPFDKRKTPKKPIDFDVIEERFFSEVCTREELDAYVAQARKEFMAFFETYKKTTKQAVQAAVALLTKFIFSALLDADRTNSRLFDEDIEAQSTEPPFTQFLQQLEERLIEMQKKAPPNEITKLRQQMSDTCFEKAKLPTGIYTLSIPTGGGKTLASLRFALQHALEHNKDRIIYIVPYTTIIEQNAKTVRELLQTTDDVLEHHSNVMDEPTFEEGKSISYDELEARRKLVNAKDNWDIPIVFTTMVQYLDTFYSGKSRNERRLHNLSNAVVIFDEVQSVPISCISLFNETLNFLSKSCGTTILLCTATQPALDSVKRGIQVDGELIENLPIVIKAFKRTEIVPLIKPEGWYTNDIAEFIREKLESVQSILIILNNRRVVKALYEELKDDDAHVYHLSTGMCVAHRKAILQEIREKLDDNELVICISTQLIEAGVDVSFQCVVRSLAGLDSIAQAAGRCNRNGEVAIREVYVINHAEESLKKLITIDKGRGCTDLILRDMQKDSTLYDGYLLSTKALTYYFEVFYNQLTHFLDYPMKKISLSMYDILFTSNSTFKQEFKGTYPFWSSASFRTAAQNFEVIEANTRAIVVPYKEGEMYINQLIDGERIADLSQFLKHLQQYSVNVYPYEFDWLCTNGLVEAVDFGVTKVYVAKQTAYDLSYGLSVEGEAALDNLNF; encoded by the coding sequence ATGACACCCTACATCGCCCACATCCGTCAAAAGGACGGGAAAATCCAGCCGTTACCTGTCCATCTCAATGAATCAAGGGAAATCGCTGAAAGCATTGGTCGCAAAATCGGTATTCCACACATTACAGGTCTAGCCGCTTGGTTACATGATATGGGAAAATACAATGATGATTTTCAAGTGTACATACAAGAGGCATTTAATAACCCCTCTCAGCGACCAAAAAGAGGAAGTGTCAACCATTCGACAGCAGGTGCACGTTTTTTAATGCAGCATTATCATGCAACAGCAAAGCCAATGATTGAATGTGTAGCAAATGCAATATATAGTCATCATGGTCAATTAGTGGATATGCTTAACCCAGAAGGAGAGTCTCCTTTTGATAAGCGCAAAACGCCGAAGAAGCCGATTGATTTTGATGTGATTGAAGAGCGCTTTTTTAGCGAAGTGTGTACACGTGAAGAGCTAGATGCTTATGTTGCGCAAGCTAGAAAAGAGTTTATGGCGTTTTTTGAGACGTATAAGAAGACGACAAAGCAAGCGGTTCAGGCTGCTGTTGCGTTATTAACAAAATTTATTTTTAGTGCCTTACTGGATGCAGACAGAACAAATTCTCGTTTATTCGATGAAGACATAGAGGCACAAAGCACAGAACCTCCTTTTACGCAATTTTTGCAACAATTAGAAGAACGATTGATTGAGATGCAGAAAAAAGCCCCACCCAACGAAATTACAAAGCTACGCCAGCAAATGTCCGATACATGTTTTGAAAAAGCCAAGTTACCAACAGGTATTTACACACTCTCCATCCCAACAGGTGGTGGAAAAACATTAGCTAGTTTACGTTTTGCCCTACAACACGCCTTAGAACACAACAAAGACCGCATTATTTATATTGTTCCTTACACAACAATTATTGAACAAAATGCCAAGACTGTTAGAGAGCTATTGCAAACGACAGATGACGTATTGGAACATCATAGCAATGTCATGGATGAACCTACCTTTGAGGAGGGTAAATCTATATCTTATGACGAACTGGAAGCACGAAGAAAGCTAGTAAATGCTAAGGATAATTGGGATATTCCTATTGTTTTTACAACGATGGTGCAATATTTAGATACATTTTATAGTGGGAAATCTCGAAACGAACGTCGGTTACATAATCTAAGCAATGCGGTTGTGATTTTTGATGAAGTGCAATCTGTGCCTATTTCTTGTATCTCATTATTTAACGAAACACTTAATTTTTTAAGCAAAAGTTGTGGAACAACGATACTCCTTTGTACAGCAACACAGCCAGCACTGGATTCCGTAAAACGAGGTATTCAAGTGGATGGAGAATTAATTGAGAATTTACCTATTGTCATCAAGGCATTTAAACGAACGGAAATTGTCCCCCTAATTAAACCAGAAGGCTGGTATACAAACGATATTGCTGAGTTTATACGAGAAAAATTAGAGTCTGTGCAAAGTATTTTGATTATTCTTAATAACAGACGTGTAGTAAAAGCATTATATGAGGAATTAAAAGATGATGATGCGCATGTTTATCATCTCAGTACAGGCATGTGTGTGGCGCACCGCAAAGCAATTTTACAAGAAATACGAGAAAAGTTAGACGATAATGAGCTTGTGATTTGTATTAGTACCCAACTGATAGAAGCAGGCGTAGATGTGAGCTTTCAATGCGTTGTTCGCTCGTTAGCTGGACTGGACTCCATTGCCCAAGCTGCAGGGCGTTGCAATCGCAATGGGGAAGTGGCGATACGAGAAGTCTATGTCATCAATCATGCAGAGGAGTCATTAAAAAAATTAATCACTATTGACAAAGGACGAGGTTGTACTGATTTGATACTGCGTGATATGCAGAAGGATTCAACGCTTTACGATGGCTATTTATTATCAACAAAGGCGCTCACATATTATTTCGAAGTATTTTATAATCAATTAACGCATTTTTTGGATTATCCAATGAAAAAAATATCGCTTTCAATGTACGATATTTTATTTACAAGTAACAGCACCTTTAAGCAAGAATTTAAAGGTACATATCCATTTTGGTCAAGTGCTAGCTTTCGCACGGCAGCACAAAATTTTGAGGTGATTGAGGCGAATACAAGAGCCATTGTTGTGCCTTATAAAGAAGGAGAAATGTATATTAATCAATTAATTGATGGTGAGCGCATTGCAGATTTGTCGCAGTTTTTAAAACATTTACAGCAATATAGTGTCAATGTGTATCCTTATGAGTTTGATTGGCTATGCACAAATGGCTTGGTGGAGGCAGTGGATTTTGGTGTGACGAAAGTGTATGTAGCAAAGCAAACTGCCTATGATTTGTCCTATGGTTTAAGCGTGGAAGGAGAGGCAGCTCTCGATAATTTGAATTTTTAA